The Cynocephalus volans isolate mCynVol1 chromosome 1, mCynVol1.pri, whole genome shotgun sequence region gttcattttcttaaatggCAGGTATCCTACCCCaccctcaataaaataaaataaaaaatgtactataCATTGGGGAAGACAAATAGGGCAACATTTCTACAAGAAAAAATAGGTTTGAGGAGCATGGCACTGTAAATGCTTGCATGACCAGTCTCACTGAGCGCGCTCAGGGGTGAAAGTTTAGCAccaatttttttgcttttttaacctttagaaattaaatacaaCTTTTAACATAGAATACTTGAACAGTAATGAGTGTAGCCCTATGTATCAATACTGTTGCACAAACTGGAGGTGGGTGGTTTAGTCCAGAGCTGACCACCCTGACATCAATCGGTGGCACCTAAGAGGAACTGTTGCCACATCTATTTGTAACAGGACACTTATTATTCTCAGCAGCAGGAAATCATGAAACGACCCCTTCATCTTCATTTACATTGCAAGGGAAACGTGGCAGGCTGCGAGAACCCAGCACTGCAGTGAGGGGGGATGCAGCCTAGGCACCCTGATGTCACCCATGTTTTCCTCACACGTCCCAGGTCTTCAAGAGCAGCACAGGACGGTGCCAAGCAATCCCACTCACCCTCACCTCACCCATTCCTTCCAAGAAACTTGACAGCGATGCCTAGAAACAGCATGCGTCCTTTCTTAGATTGTgcccccacttccccaccccccaccccaaacctggCAGAAGAAAACTCAAAAGATCTTTTGACTTGAGTATTTGCCCATTTCGGAAAGCCACACCACCAtcacataaactttaaaaaataagttaaatcaaaacatcatgttcaCTGGGTGGTCACCGAATCCACCTCGAGTTCTCTAAGCATGTTGTTGAAAACCAGTGTATCGTCCTTAGGATCCTTTCTTCCAACTGGCCACCTCTTCCCTGTGAATCACTTTAGCAGTGCCTTTGTGACAATGTTTTCAAAGCATCTTCCAAGTCCCCTAGTTCTACAACTTTGCGACCAAATGAGTTAAGATAGGCAAGAGGGAGGAAGAACTTGCTGACAGCTATTTGGAAATCAGCAACAATGGAAGGGGGAAATATGTCACATGAAAGTTTGAATGACCTAGAATAAAATGAGCTATTTGGAATTTTGCCCTCGTGGGCTGAAGATTCCTAGCATGTTAGGAAAGATAAAGATTCACTTTGTTTAATTACACAGCTTTGTTCTAAAGTCCTGTAAAGGACTGAAACATCAAGCCTTCCCACTTCTACAGGCAAACCAGAAAAAGGAATTTCCCTTCTTTAAGGTCCCTTGGGATGTTTGCCGGGAAAGAAAACCAACTTGGAGACCCTGGATTCTCTCTTATGATCATGTGTCCTCCTAAAGCCCAACCCAACTGCTTGTTTGTACATCAATGCTTCTGAGAACCTAGATCCAGCTATAGGCACTGCTACCAGTAGAGAGTGAGGTAGCCGGTGGTAAGGAAAAGGTCTCTCCTTTCACACTTGCATGCAGCAATGGCATCAGGACCTCCCGTGGGCATCTCCATTCCATTCCTCAGCAGGCTACACACCACAGGGCTCTGTTCAATACCAGAAGACTCAATGCAGTAAGTGCCAGAAAATCCAACTGACAGTGGGATGAGAATTAAAACCTTCACGGCTTATTGAGCAATGAGATCTGCAACGCCATCCAAAGGGCTTCCGATCTTGAAGTGGGTCTCTGTCCAGGAGCCTCAAAGGACTCATGGTGCCCACGTTCAACCCTAACATGGCGTCCATTTATGAAGTATAGAGGTTGTGATCAATTCTTGGTATGCAATAAactggaagtttaaaaaaaaggaatttaaaacaacctAAAAATGTTTCTTGTTGGTCTCCGTTGCCCAGACTGCCAGGGGAATACACCTACTTGATCTGGGGAGGCtgaaggggtgtgtgtggggtAAGCCTTCATGGATCATCAATTCCAGCTTCCAGTGTGTGGCCAACACACATGGCAAATCACCAGATAAAGTCTTCTGAACCCACACAGTAATTCTCCTAGTCATGGAGGAGCCCCAATCCAACGGAACCCCATAttgaggaaaagctgaaataaGGCTTGGGCCCCTCAAGTTCTGTTTCATTCAGTgtaaccccaccccacccctcagtCAGTGGGAGGCAGGCTTGGCAACGGAAGCTAGCATCATAAAATGGTGCAGTAATAGAAGTAACTGGACCAGGAAGAGGAGGCATCTGCTCCAATGATGTCATAGCCATTGGTGGCCACAGGGGGGTGGGACTGGTCATGCAGCCGTGTGTCAGGAGTAATGATTGTAGAGGGGCGGGGCATGAAGAGTGCCATTCTGGAAACAGTGCTGTCGAGAAGCAATATATTCTGCATAACTGATTGTCACCTTCTCACTTCGGTACCTGTATAAGGAAACAGGAAAGGGTATCAGGAACTCCAAACACTTCATTTTCTAAAGTCACTCAGCAGAGAAAACCAAAAGCTTATTCCACactttgaaagaataaaatggagaCCAAGAGCAAtataacagaaaatgaaagacaGCACAAGAAAACAGTGTTATTACAAATGAACAAGATGAAAAAGCACAATCACAATTCACCCCTGAGAATGTATTTCAGCACATCCCACCTTTAAACACTAAATACGCTTTTCAGGCTGCTTGTAAGCAATCTGCTACTGGGGTCTGGATGAAGAATTTTAAGGTCAAATTACACGGGTGGCAGACTGAAAGATGGCTGCACCAAAACCCAGTACAAACTACATATCTATTTTCAGGTTATAATGTGATAAATTTGACAGAAATGAAACCTCAACTTGCAGAAGAGCAACAAACACATTATTATAACTAAAAGGGTTACAGATACCTAATTTTGGGTCAAATTCTGATGAAGCAGGTTAAAGGGTCCTTGGAGCTATATAGCACAGATCTCAATCCCCAGATGAATATGCCATATCACAGGGTCATCAGAACAGAATTCATAGGACTTTGGCTTTGCTCTGGAAAGAGCCATGAGTCAGGATGCGAAGCATGGGGTGTTACAAACCTATGGAGCCTACTACAGACCACAGGAGCTGGGTGTGACAATCCTTACCCAGAGCCATCTCTTTCCCACTGTAATCACTTCTCCACTGCAAGGTGATTATTCCTGAATTTTGACAGGGAAATGGCTgttcaaataaattataataataataatgctttgtATTTGaagtggttttttgttgttgttctttttaaaatttttggaatcCAAAGCATCTCAAAAACACTGGATTATCTTCCAAACAGACCTGTGAGGTTAGTATAGGATAATTcagtattttacagatgaggggcCCAAAAGAGGCCTATAGAAGCCCACAGAAGCTAAACCTTTCAGTGTTTCCGATTTCAATAAGAATGGGTAGAGAACTGACATCTACTGATCACCTACAACATTGCCTGGCCCTGGGCTAGAAATTCTCCACACATTACCATATCACATCCTAAAATGTAAGATATTATCATTCACATGTTACAGGCAGGAAACCAGCTCAGAGAGGTGGAATAACTGGCCcgggtcatacagctagtaagtggtcaAGCTGGGATTCAGACCCTAAGTCCATGTGCATTCTACCACACTAGGCAACCTCCTTGCAGAAGTATCCCCCCAAACAGGGGAGGCATTTCCTTTTAACTTTTTGTAAAAAGAGTTTTCTGACTTTCTGAATTTTATGCTGCCTGACGTGTTGTCAGGAAGCAGCAACTCAGCTGACCCTGGACCTCTACACTGAAAGCCTTCTTTCCTAACTTCAGTCTTCCCCCTCAGCCTCCCAACCAAGTAGGTGTGGCAAAGACATCCACAACATTCTCAGCAGGCCTAAACCTTGCTCCGACCCTGTGCTCGGCTGGGCTGTGGAGAAGCACAGGATGCTGGGAGAGTCTTtgctcttgctgctgctgcttcctcagACCTTAAACTTAACCACACTTGTTTGGTTTAGGGACACTAGCAGAcaaatttttccttcttcccaacAAAAGTATCCTCCATCCAACCCCAATTACATTAAAATGACAAGGAAAATGAGACAGTGGCTTACCTGGTGAGTTTGATCGTTTTTCTGAATTCACTGGTAATTGGAGCTTTAAAGCCACCTTTTCTGAGCAAGGAGTCTATTGTCTGGATCTGATCCCAGTCTGAGGAGAAGAGGCCACAATGAGGTTAGTGCACACTCACACAAGAGTGGGACATGCTCTAATATGTCCaatgcaaaaagagaaatgtgATTCCAGAGTGCTAGGGACAGAGGAAGCCCGAGGCACTGGCCCCCATGTGCCTGGAGATTGGTCTGCCTCACTCACAGTCCAGTAGAGACTGATACATGAGCCGATAGCCCGAATATGCCATAATGGCTGtcccaggctccctgctcctgtgtCCTTCCTGTCAGATGTTACTCCAGTATAATTATCTAGGAACAAACTTGGTCCCAACTTAGACTAGCCTGTTCGCCAGCATAGCGCTCATAGCCAGGGCTGCTCTGGGGGAAGAGAGGAATTTAAATTCAGCAGCTTGTATTCCTTTGTGTGGCCCTCCTTCAGTTTGATAACTTCTAGGAGTCTTGTTTTCTACGATAAAGAACTGATAGCAGGAAGGAAGGTGTTCCCTTAGGAAGGACAGGGAAGTTGTTCACACATATTATCATTGTGTTGTTCTTGCAAATttttaacagataaaaaatatcaaattgaaaaaccaaagaaaactctCTAAATTACTATACTAGGTgccccaaatattttattttccaaccaATTTTCAAATGGCAAATTTGATCATTTACCTAAGTTATCATTCTAATCTCATCATTAAAAAACACTATGGTGTGCCTCTTTGTAAAGAAGTGTGTTAGATTTATGATCTCAAAGAGGTGGCTAAAAGGTTTCCTTTTTATGCTACATCCACACTGCTTTTGAAAAAGTTTAACTACCACCGCAATGGAAACCAACAAGGCAATTGCTTTCTACATAATTAACTGATATACTTAACTGgatatttttctctattccaggTTTACATCCAACAAATACTGCGTTCCACATATTATTTGCAAAAACAAACTAAtttcaagaatgaaagaaaactggGTTACATATCACAGAATACAACCAACATTTAAAGGTACTCTTGTAGATATTTTTTTTTGGGTgcctggctggtacggggatccaaatcTGCCCAACCCACTTCCTACCTTTAATGTCCCTGGTATAAAAACTTCTTAGCTGTCTTTAAAAACAGTAGGAACTATGTTTTGCCCTACCCATGTGTTTTAATGATTCGTGATCAGAAGCTCAACACCCACTGATATAGGCAACTTGCCTTATTAATAAGCTCTATGATATAGTCAGGTTGATCACTGGAATTTTGCTAAAATTACCACTATAGTTTAAGCAACCAAGAAATAAAACTCTTCACTGAAAGCAAGTGTCTGAAACAAGCAGGCAAGTAAGGAAAGTATGTTTCCCTCTCTTTTCCCAGTTCCCAGATCTTTCTGGAAGTTTACCCCTCATTCTATAGAAATTTGACAGGTATTAAGAGAAAGAGAGGCACTCGTTTTTGGTAGCAGTTGGGCTGAAAGATGACACATTGCACTTTCTAGCCCCTTAACTGATACCACTATGAATGGCACCCCATTTGTCCAACTCACCTTGTTCCTTAGCAACCTCAGGTAAATATGTGGCTGTACGTTTGACGCCTTTTTCATTGATGAATTCAATTCGAATCCCATGGACCCCTACCTACAGAAAAACACAGCCAAGTAAATGGAACTTACTTATCCTAATGGAGCTTCAGTCCCCACATATAAATCAACAGTGTTTCCTGACCAGCTTGACCCAAGTCTGGGAAAAGGAGAACTTCTTGCTTTTCATGACTTTATCTTCAGGTACAGAGGCCAAAGAAAGTTCAACTTTAGAGAAGGGTTGAGTGTATGTGTAGCTACCTCTCTGAGAATAtgaaggtaataaaaataaattctttaaatagTTCATccaataattttgaatattttacctTCAATATATTCCATTAAATTAACAAACCATAAGGTTTTTATCATTATTCTTCATATCTGATTCCTAATAAAAACTTTTACTCAAGGGCTTGCCAAGAGGgatgttgaatattttcttttatcccatcctttctttctttcttcttttttggcagctggccactacAAGGAACAAACCTGgatcttggtattatcaacaccatgctctaaacaactgagctaactggcaagccccccattatttattattagacTTTGGAAAAAGACGTGGAACAGAATTGACTGGGAAAGAAATGGGGGAAGAAAGCCTTTACATTTCTTCCTACTCCTAATATAGCAGCCCTTTTCTGTCACTTATGTTGCCCACAATTGATTACAAACTCAGCTTTCACATTCTTATACCCTCTCTCAATGAAGGAGATACATTACCATGTACTAACCCGAACCCAAATGCAACGAGAGATGCAGAGTTCCAAATGCAGCTGTTCTCACCTCCCAGTCCAGGTAATCACTGGCATCCTCAAAGTTAGTAAGGAGGGAGACAGAGCAGAAAAGTTTAGGCAGCTCCTCTCGGGTCAGGGGGGGAAATCGGCTGTCCTTAAGTGCACTGGAGGGGGACAGAAAACATAAGTGAGGCTGCTCTGAAGTTGGGAGCCAACATCATGTGGCCCACTTTATCACATCATAGAGCCCACATACTTATGAATACTGAGGTATGCAGAGGACATCTATTATCCACAACACTAATATGTTAAAAACAACTGGATGCTATTCACTGTCTGTACTTGAACTGATAAGTGACTCACCAGATTAAAAGCCCTTACATTTCCTGAGTACCAAAAAGAGAACACTGAAAATGTATCACTTAGAAGAAATAAAGTCAGGCAGTTGTTTCTGATTCTAGCCAATTTATCTAAAGTTCTTAACATGTGGTGTCATTACCTGGTTAACGTGTATTCCCTGAGTCCTGAATGAAGATTCATGGCTGAGAAGGTCCCAATGCAGCCACGAAGCCGCTTGTCCCGCCCTGTCTTCCATGTCACAAAGAGTGGactaaaaaaagcaaaacacaaaacattCTCCAGCCCCAAATTAATCATGGATAATAACAAACCTTTTGGCTTTGTCCCTGTGCATTTCTGTTATTGCCCAAAAGGATTGTTTTCTGAATTGCTAGCTACCTGAAGGACTCTGCCTTTCTGAAGTTGCACAGCCCCTGGCTGGAAACAGAAGAAACCTCTACGAACAAACATGAAGAAAAGCTCTGTGCAACCTTTCCTACTTCCATGCTGACAATTCACTTTGACACCACATTTATGTACTATTTTATTCTTCCTCTTCCCAGGACTCAACTTTTCCTTCTTCTAATTCTCCACATTCTTCTCTCCTCTATTCTTATTTTTAGGGGTGGCCATGTTCCTTAGCTTCATCTTTCATGACAACACACCTCACCTTTACATTCCCCACCAATCTGCAGGCATTCTCTGCAAGCCCTCATTGTGCCCATAATTATGTCTGCCCCTGCTAACTACAAATATTTCCTGCTcataattttcagaaaagaaaaacaatgtctCCTCAAGAAAGCTTTCCACTAGCAGATGTTGCCATTTTGTTTCTTGGCCAAACTTACAGTTCATTAGGCTACATCAGATTGATGGTGATAGATTTTTGGAAAGAGCTTACAGGGCTATCCCTTCTTCCTGAGACTAACGCCCTTACCTCCATCTTGAGTTAATCACTTCTAAAAGGCAACTTAAGTTTTCAAAGTTATCTTCTTCTCTGATCATTATTATAAAGGCTCCTAGCAGATGTCCAAACTACCCATCTTTTCCTTCAAAGCACCTGCACAGCACCAGTCAGTTATGTCCCCAAACCTACTCACAAACCCCTCAAGACTTCCACTGCCTGCAGGATGTTAATACAAAACCCTGAAAAGAACAGCCTAAACCCTATATGCCAAAGCCATCACTTGTTCTTCTAAACCCGAGTCCTTCTTCTGTGCGGGACGGCCAAGATTTCACCCAGGCTCAGAATCGCCACCTACTCAGCCAGGAGTTTACTGACCATGGTACCCCATGGCAATACTTCCCTAAAAAGTCAGCACTTTTTCCTCCATATTTCTTCTCCAACACACTCACACAGGAGTAACTTCCCCTCCATTACTATTTAgctctgtgggtgtgtgtgatCTGCCAACTCAACAAGTCTCCCAAGAGCAAGGACTTCTTCATATTCTTTCCATACCCTGCCCAGGGTTCTGTACAGCCTCAGTAAAGCAATCAACAGTTGAGGAATGAATGATTTTAGGTCAATGAATGCTCCAAAAGCATCCCCTAAAAACAAAAATCGAAAAGCAGCAGTGCTCTTCAAAGCCAGCTCAGAGCTGCTTCCAATtctgaggaagaagaaaacactggCATGAGTTTCTTCACTTGATGCTTTACACATATTGCTTATTTAAATCATTGATACTCTTAGGGAGTTTGGGACAAACAacggttttttgtttttttttttttaaagatgaccggtaaggggatctcaacccttggcttggtgttgtcagcaccacgctcaaccagtgagtaaaccggccatccctatataggatccgaacccgtggccttggtgttatcagcaccgcactctgccgagtgagccacgggctggcctggtACAAACAACAGTTTTGAACCAAAAATAGTAACGCAGATTCTGACTTTCTTGATGGCATGTCAGTAGCTCTCTGGATTACCATGGGATTGCTGTTGAACAAAGTGAGGGGACTTCTGTTAATAGCATCACAGCTCCCAATGAATGAGAGCTCCTAGTCTCCAGCCTCATTCCTCAGACACTCCCAATTTACTTGAACTTCAACACTACTGGGATCCCCAATGGTGTGATGATGTGACTTCTCCACTTCAGAGGTTAAACGACCTACCCAGTGCCATGTGAACCAACAGAAGGGCCAAAAACAAAATCCCCTCTGATTTTCAGAACATTAACAACAAGCCTACAACCTCCTCCAAATGTAACCTAGCGCCCTTTCATTACTGAACCCACTGAATACTCTATATGTTGTCTGGACATTTCTCATCATTCTCTTCCCATGTGCTCAGATGATGTTATAGCTTTATAAGTAGCAGATCCTCTCAAGAGAATGACTCCTGAAAGATGCCGTGACACCCTCTCCTCACTGACCCCGGCATCTGATTTACTCACTAGGGGTCATTGGTGAATCTAGGAAGTCGTGGCTGTGGGAAGCCATAGAGGTGACAGTAGAGTACGTCAAAACAGTAGCAGCACATCTCTGCAGTCACCACCAGATTCTTAGTGGTGTTGGCAGTTCCGTTGGGCCGAGGGATAGGGCTCAGCGCTCCCGATGCGGGATTCATTCGTGTGATGGGAGAGTTTCCAGGTCCCAGAGTTAAGTCCGACACATTCTCCCGTCCACTGCTGCTGTCCACATGCTGGTGATTTTGTAGAGGTCCTGAACTAGAGCCAGGGACAGTTGTGGACTGGTTCCCGTGACTGTGCGTTCCACTTCCAGATAATTTGGGTTTCTTGACCCCACAACAGCCTGCTGCCAACTTGGGCTCGAGTGGAGGAACACAACGTCTTTTTCCCATCCTGATTCAGTGCTTGAGGTCTGGAATGCTGCAGAACCCTAACCAAAAGAAAAGTTAAGTGTCAATTGGAATGGTTggttaaaaggagagaacaaaaatcaATGAGAAAGAGTCTATGTGGACAGAGTAAAATTCATCAAATTCTCTTTCCTACCTGAACCTCTAGTTCACAAGGTCAAACAGGGTCACAGACCAGAAGGGCTGGAAGGGTCCGAGTCCCAGACAGGGACCCCTAACCATTTTCTAAAGGGAAACTGTTTTTCACTTTCCATAGAGCTTATGACCACCATGAATGGAGGCAGGCAACAAACAGCTCCCTCTTCCCCAAGACTCCCCAGGGCAGAAGAAAGGGTGGGGCAGCAGCCAGCATGAAGCTGGATGGGGACATTTCAAAACCAACTGGAGGACTGCACTTAACCTGTCAGACTCATCATCATCATCGGGTATTTTCTCTACCTTTCTTAGAGGCTCCAAATTGAACTATCCAATTTTTTAAGAACTCCAGAGGAACTTTCAGGCTTTTCCTTGTTACCCACATCCTGTTAGCATTTTCCTTCTATGTAATTTCCGCCCCAGACCACAGTGAAGATGAAATGCAGTCAGCTGTCATTCTGAAAAGGGCACACCTTTTAATACAAGGCTCCCACCTTTTTGTCTTCACAGCTCTCCTTCTCCAGCCCCTCAATCATTTTCTTCAGTTCCCCTCTGAACTCATTCCAATTTCTATACATTTCTCTATCCTTTCAAGACCCCATTCAAAAAAACTGCAACCCGTTAGAAACCTTTATTCACACAAATGACCCAAGCTTCAGAGTCCTTTTGTGAGGTAGCCATTTCTGTCCTGTCATAGCCAGGCAGACAAATACAAAGCCATTCGGCTTAACAAAATGTGGCATCATAGGGCCAGGGAGCTAGTCTCCCATCTGATAATGTGAAGGGGAGGAAGGGTTATCttttcactaaatttttttttcttaaaaagcccAAGGTaaacaccacagtcaagggttcagatccccttactggccggccacaaaaaaaaaaaaaaaaaaaaaaatgcccaaggtaaaaatgaaatgtatagCTATAACATGACCAAGGTCTTTTCTGTTGTCTGAAAAGTGTCAAACCTCAACAGAATCAGGAAAATAGATGCTAATTATTTCAATGTTGGTAATACCAAAGTTTGTAAAATTCTGCTGATTTGAGAAAATTATACTTAGTTTTTTCTCAGGTCAttatatatgttattattttgGCCAAA contains the following coding sequences:
- the AMMECR1L gene encoding AMMECR1-like protein, with the protein product MGKRRCVPPLEPKLAAGCCGVKKPKLSGSGTHSHGNQSTTVPGSSSGPLQNHQHVDSSSGRENVSDLTLGPGNSPITRMNPASGALSPIPRPNGTANTTKNLVVTAEMCCYCFDVLYCHLYGFPQPRLPRFTNDPYPLFVTWKTGRDKRLRGCIGTFSAMNLHSGLREYTLTSALKDSRFPPLTREELPKLFCSVSLLTNFEDASDYLDWEVGVHGIRIEFINEKGVKRTATYLPEVAKEQDWDQIQTIDSLLRKGGFKAPITSEFRKTIKLTRYRSEKVTISYAEYIASRQHCFQNGTLHAPPLYNHYS